A region of Pseudomonas putida DNA encodes the following proteins:
- a CDS encoding polyamine ABC transporter substrate-binding protein, giving the protein MMKRTCMAVLSAALFSLTAQAAESVNIANWSGYIADDTLAEFARRTGIQPTYDLIDSNETTEAKLMTGGSGYDLVSPSNHFLPRLIKAGAIQELDRSKLPNWHNLDPKLMQLLETSDPGNRHAIPYMWVTTGIGYNIDKIKAIFGNTDVTQSWQMLFNPENIRKLSACGVAFLDNPTQVLPITLKVLGLDPHSQRPEDLKQAEAALMAIRPSISYFHQSKYVSDLANGNICVAIGFSGDVLQAMNSAQQANNGVHLGYSIPREGSTVAVDMVVIPKAAPHLDAAYAYLNYLLDPQVMAHISNAVKYPNGNAASLPYVDPVLRDNPAVYPPQAVLDTLFPIQTLSPAGMRLSTRLWTRVISGK; this is encoded by the coding sequence CAACTGGAGCGGCTACATTGCCGATGACACCTTGGCAGAATTCGCCCGCCGCACCGGCATCCAGCCCACCTACGACCTGATCGACAGCAACGAGACGACCGAGGCCAAGCTGATGACCGGCGGCAGCGGCTACGACCTGGTCAGCCCGTCCAACCATTTTCTGCCCAGGCTGATCAAGGCCGGCGCCATCCAGGAGCTCGACCGCAGCAAGCTGCCCAACTGGCACAATCTCGACCCCAAGCTGATGCAGCTGCTGGAAACCAGCGACCCTGGCAACCGCCATGCCATCCCCTACATGTGGGTGACCACGGGCATCGGCTACAACATCGACAAGATCAAGGCCATCTTCGGCAATACCGATGTCACCCAGTCTTGGCAAATGCTGTTCAACCCGGAAAACATCCGCAAACTCAGTGCCTGCGGCGTGGCGTTCCTCGACAACCCGACGCAGGTGTTGCCCATCACCCTCAAGGTATTGGGGCTCGACCCGCACAGCCAGCGCCCTGAAGACCTGAAACAAGCCGAAGCGGCGCTCATGGCGATTCGCCCTTCGATCAGCTACTTCCATCAGTCCAAGTACGTCAGCGACCTGGCCAACGGCAACATCTGCGTCGCGATCGGCTTCAGCGGCGATGTACTGCAGGCAATGAACAGCGCGCAGCAGGCGAACAACGGCGTGCACCTGGGCTACAGCATCCCCCGTGAAGGTTCGACAGTAGCGGTGGACATGGTGGTCATACCAAAAGCTGCGCCGCACCTGGATGCGGCCTATGCCTACCTGAACTACCTGCTCGACCCCCAGGTCATGGCGCATATCAGCAACGCGGTGAAGTACCCCAATGGCAATGCGGCGTCATTGCCGTATGTGGACCCGGTACTGCGCGACAACCCTGCGGTGTACCCACCCCAGGCCGTGCTGGATACGCTGTTCCCGATCCAGACCTTGTCACCGGCGGGCATGCGCTTGAGCACCCGTTTGTGGACCCGGGTGATCAGCGGCAAGTGA